The following coding sequences lie in one Ictalurus punctatus breed USDA103 chromosome 16, Coco_2.0, whole genome shotgun sequence genomic window:
- the LOC128635185 gene encoding protocadherin beta-16-like: MADFISYAACCRRMTTTQLKWQTVFFIFCVYGMDFVFCQARYSIPEEMPEGSFVGNIAKDLGIEISRLISGKARVVTKGGRQYVDLSRDKGILVVKERIDREELCKQTTPCSFSFDLIMENPIELHRVTVEVLDINDNAPLFIKDVVSLEISENAASGTRFPLDSAVDMDVGINAIQNYALSSTDNFKLEINSQDDGRKYIEMILQLELDREERDELKLVLTAYDGGSPKKSGTARIQITVLDTNDNAPVCKQSVYKVDVSENSPVGTLLTIVSATDADEGINGHISYTIVQASKDARELFKINPETGEITTLNGLDYEIETSYQLNVKARDKWGLADTCKVIVEVFDENDNSPFIQLMSFSNIIAENSPIGTTVAVINVEDVDSGKNGLVQCKIYESQPFKIESSFSDYYALITDKTLDRENIAEYNITILVSDQGSPAQHSNKTINVKISDVNDNPPVFSSDEYKTLVTENNSPGVAVLTVKASDADWGPNARLSYFLEDHNIQGNPVSYLVSVNSESGVIHAIKAFDYEQMKTFSFNVTARDGGSPPLSSEVTVTIIVEDQNDNAPQVLYPVQTGGSVVAEIVPRSADVGYLVTKVVAVDVDSGQNAWLSYKLQKATDRALFEVGAQNGEIRTVRQVTDKDAVKQKLTVVVEDNGQPSRSAVVNINVVVADTFPEVLSEFTDFTHAKQYNDDLTFYLVLALAAVSFLFITTVVVIISVKIYRWRQSRVFHHSNLPVIPYYPPGYADTGVTGTLPHLYNYDAYMTTDSRKCDSKFSTLRAQNVLLVDPTFTETVQRAMHPKNCLDDPESPESVRCVTFYASLCLLV; encoded by the coding sequence ATGGCTGATTTTATATCGTACGCTGCTTGTTGCCGTCGGATGACTACAACACAGCTAAAATGGCAgactgtgttttttattttctgtgtttaCGGGATGGACTTCGTCTTTTGTCAAGCGCGATATTCGATCCCAGAGGAAATGCCAGAGGGATCATTTGTAGGCAACATCGCCAAAGATTTGGGAATAGAGATAAGTAGACTTATTTCTGGAAAAGCTCGGGTTGTAACAAAGGGCGGCCGGCAATATGTCGATCTGAGCAGAGACAAAGGCATCCTCGTAGTGAAAGAGAGGATAGACCGAGAGGAGCTCTGCAAGCAAACAACGCCTTGCAGTTTCAGCTTTGATCTGATCATGGAAAACCCCATAGAACTGCACCGTGTGACAGTTGAGGTGCTAGACATAAATGACAATGCAccattattcattaaagatgtCGTCAGTTTGGAAATAAGCGAAAATGCAGCATCTGGGACTCGCTTTCCTTTAGACAGCGCAGTAGACATGGATGTAGGAATAAATGCCATCCAGAATTATGCCCTTTCTTCCACTGATAATTTTAAACTGGAAATAAATAGTCAGGATGATGGaagaaaatatatagaaatgatTTTACAACTTGAACTGGACCGAGAAGAACGCGATGAGCTAAAATTAGTTTTGACTGCATATGACGGAGGATCACCCAAAAAATCAGGCACAGCGCGAATTCAGATTACTGTATTAGATACAAATGATAATGCTCCGGTGTGCAAACAATCTGTGTACAAAGTTGATGTTAGTGAAAATAGCCCGGTCGGCACACTCTTAACTATAGTAAGCGCTACCGATGCTGATGAAGGAATAAATGGACATATATCATATACAATTGTTCAAGCTAGTAAAGATGCAAGAgaactgtttaaaataaatccgGAAACAGGAGAAATTACAACATTAAACGGGTTAGATTACGAGATTGAAACGAGCTATCAATTAAATGTTAAGGCAAGAGACAAATGGGGCCTGGCAGATACGTGCAAGGTTATTGTAGAAGTTTTTGATGAAAACGATAATTCTCCCTTTATACAGCTTATGTCATTTTCAAACATCATTGCAGAAAATTCTCCAATCGGAACAACCGTGGCTGTAATTAATGTAGAAGACGTAGATTCCGGTAAAAATGGGCTCGTGCAgtgtaaaatatatgaaagCCAGCCGTTTAAAATAGAATCGTCGTTTTCTGATTATTATGCATTAATTACAGATAAAACTCTTGATCGAGAAAATATTGCTGAATACAACATAACCATTCTGGTATCCGATCAAGGAAGTCCTGCACAACACAGTAACAAAACTATCAATGTTAAGATTTCCGATGTGAATGATAATCCACCCGTATTCAGTTCTGACGAGTATAAAACATTAGTTACTGAAAACAACTCTCCGGGGGTGGCTGTACTGACTGTAAAAGCGAGCGATGCTGACTGGGGACCAAATGCGCGACTGTCGTATTTTTTGGAGGATCATAATATACAGGGCAACCCAGTGAGTTATTTAGTCTCAGTGAATTCAGAGAGCGGAGTTATACATGCAATCAAGGCCTTTGATTACGAGCAAATGaaaactttcagctttaatgtgACAGCCCGAGACGGAGGGTCTCCTCCTTTAAGTTCTGAAGTCACAGTGACGATCATCGTTGAAGATCAGAATGACAACGCTCCTCAGGTTCTCTACCCAGTACAGACTGGTGGCTCTGTGGTGGCTGAGATTGTGCCTCGTTCAGCAGATGTCGGCTATCTGGTCACTAAAGTGGTGGCTGTTGATGTGGACTCTGGACAGAATGCCTGGCTTTCCTACAAACTCCAGAAAGCCACAGACAGGGCGCTGTTTGAAGTGGGAGCGCAGAATGGAGAGATACGAACTGTGCGCCAGGTCACTGATAAAGATGCTGTCAAACAAAAGCTCACTGTAGTTGTGGAGGATAACGGACAGCCATCTCGCTCAGCTGTAGTGAACATCAATGTAGTTGTAGCGGACACTTTCCCTGAAGTGCTCTCAGAATTCACCGACTTTACGCACGCCAAACAATATAACGATGACCTCaccttttatttagttttagcaTTAGCTgctgtttctttccttttcatcaCAACTGTAgtagttataatatcagtaaaGATCTACAGGTGGAGACAATCGCGCGTCTTCCATCACTCCAATCTTCCAGTAATTCCGTACTATCCACCCGGTTACGCAGACACAGGAGTTACTGGAACTCTGCCGCACTTGTATAATTATGATGCTTATATGACGACTGACTCGAGAAAGTGTGACTCAAAGTTTTCCACACTAAGAgctcaaaatgttttattggtGGATCCGACTTTCACCGAGACTGTGCAGCGAGCAATGCATCCAAAGAACTGTTTAGATGATCCAGAATCTCCAGAATCGGTAAGATGCGTCACTTTTTATGCATCACTTTGTTTATTGGTGTAG